One Phocaeicola dorei genomic region harbors:
- the cysC gene encoding adenylyl-sulfate kinase has protein sequence MEEENIYPIFDRMLSRKDKEELLGQRGVMLWLTGLSGSGKSTIAIALERELHKRGLLCRILDGDNIRSGINNNLGFSAEDRVENIRRIAEIGKLFVDTGIITIAAFISPSNELRQMATRIIGAENFLEIYVSTPLEECEKRDVKGLYAKARRGEIKNFTGISAPFEAPERPALSLDTSKLSLEESVNTLLELVLPTVGKKGEKI, from the coding sequence ATGGAAGAAGAAAACATATATCCTATATTTGACCGTATGCTTTCCCGGAAAGATAAAGAAGAACTGCTGGGACAACGGGGAGTTATGCTGTGGCTGACGGGACTCAGCGGTTCCGGTAAGAGTACTATTGCCATAGCTTTGGAACGTGAATTACATAAACGTGGTTTGCTCTGCCGTATATTGGACGGGGATAATATTCGTAGTGGCATCAATAATAATTTGGGCTTTTCGGCAGAGGATCGTGTGGAAAATATCCGTCGCATAGCCGAAATAGGCAAGCTGTTTGTTGATACAGGAATCATTACCATTGCCGCTTTCATCAGTCCCAGTAATGAGCTCCGGCAGATGGCAACCCGTATCATCGGGGCGGAGAATTTTCTGGAAATTTATGTCAGCACTCCTTTGGAAGAGTGTGAGAAACGTGATGTAAAAGGACTTTATGCCAAAGCGCGTCGGGGTGAAATTAAGAATTTTACCGGCATTTCTGCACCTTTTGAAGCTCCGGAGCGTCCTGCATTGTCTTTGGATACTTCCAAACTGAGCTTGGAAGAGTCGGTCAATACTTTGTTGGAACTAGTGCTCCCCACTGTTGGTAAAAAAGGAGAAAAAATATAA
- a CDS encoding OmpA family protein yields MKKLMFLLAAASLSSVAFAQQKSNSQNVLVGESVDVMEVPVDKYKVETNHFFDNWFFSVGGGAQVLFGDQSDLGKFKKRIAPALQISIGKWFTPGLGLRLQYSGLQSKSFSSEPSAYSKPHMLSEGYYQDKFNYMNLHGDILFNVSNMIAGYNEDRIYDFVPFVGFGFAHSYDAPRRNSLAFNFGIINTFHLASAWDLNLELYGMGTENKFDGKTTSKGPDFMAGATVGITYKFPQRGFKPAPDVDAIMALTSSQMDAINTALAQQIEQNRQLKAQLANQPTEVVTEQVTVNQIAPAPQSVFFQIGSAVLPTNSTVNLQQIADLVKDNPGLKLKVTGYADSDTGSAAWNKQLSEDRANNVANELVKLGVNKNNLIISGMGGVNTLTPPAFNRRVIIEAQ; encoded by the coding sequence ATGAAAAAATTAATGTTTTTGCTGGCTGCGGCCAGTTTAAGTTCTGTAGCGTTTGCACAGCAGAAAAGCAATTCACAAAACGTCCTTGTAGGCGAGAGTGTAGATGTAATGGAGGTACCTGTGGATAAGTACAAGGTAGAGACCAATCACTTCTTCGATAATTGGTTCTTCTCTGTTGGTGGAGGTGCACAAGTACTGTTCGGCGATCAGTCCGATCTTGGTAAATTCAAGAAACGTATTGCTCCCGCTCTTCAAATATCAATCGGTAAATGGTTTACTCCCGGCTTAGGATTACGTTTGCAATATAGCGGTTTGCAGTCGAAGAGTTTTTCCAGTGAACCTTCCGCATATTCCAAACCTCACATGTTAAGCGAAGGATACTATCAGGATAAGTTCAACTACATGAATTTGCATGGTGACATCTTATTCAATGTCAGCAACATGATAGCCGGATATAATGAAGACCGCATATACGACTTCGTGCCATTCGTAGGTTTCGGTTTTGCCCACTCATATGATGCTCCACGTCGTAATTCACTGGCATTCAATTTCGGTATCATCAATACATTCCATCTGGCCAGTGCCTGGGACTTAAATCTGGAACTTTACGGAATGGGTACAGAAAACAAATTTGATGGAAAAACCACCAGTAAAGGCCCTGACTTTATGGCAGGTGCTACAGTGGGTATCACTTATAAATTTCCACAAAGAGGATTCAAACCAGCTCCGGATGTAGATGCTATCATGGCACTTACCTCTTCACAAATGGATGCTATCAATACCGCTTTGGCTCAACAGATAGAACAAAACCGTCAATTAAAAGCCCAACTTGCCAACCAACCCACTGAAGTGGTTACAGAACAAGTTACAGTGAACCAAATTGCTCCGGCTCCTCAATCTGTATTTTTCCAGATCGGTTCAGCGGTTCTTCCTACCAACTCTACTGTAAATTTGCAACAAATCGCAGATTTGGTAAAAGACAATCCGGGACTAAAATTGAAAGTAACCGGTTATGCTGATAGTGATACAGGTAGCGCTGCATGGAACAAGCAGTTAAGTGAAGACCGTGCCAACAACGTGGCTAATGAACTGGTTAAATTGGGTGTCAACAAAAACAATCTGATTATCAGCGGAATGGGTGGTGTAAACACCTTAACTCCTCCGGCATTCAACCGTCGTGTAATTATCGAAGCCCAATAA
- a CDS encoding TlpA family protein disulfide reductase, which yields MKMKELGLLFMMLCMVFAVNAQELKKGDKLPDFHLKSAVYGDISSTELKGKVVLVSLFATWCGPCQLELAEIEKTLWAEYKDNKDFVLLVIGREHTDEQLKAYNERKKFTFPLYPDPKREVFSLFAEKSIPRAYLFNKEGEAVYTSIGYEKEEFGYLMNAIAEALK from the coding sequence ATGAAAATGAAAGAGTTAGGATTATTGTTCATGATGCTTTGCATGGTATTTGCCGTAAATGCTCAAGAATTGAAAAAAGGAGATAAATTACCTGATTTTCATTTAAAATCTGCAGTATATGGAGATATTTCTTCGACTGAATTGAAAGGTAAGGTCGTTTTGGTGAGTTTATTTGCCACTTGGTGCGGGCCATGTCAGCTGGAACTGGCTGAAATAGAGAAAACTTTGTGGGCTGAATATAAAGATAACAAGGACTTCGTATTATTAGTAATTGGTCGTGAGCATACGGATGAACAGTTGAAGGCTTATAATGAACGGAAGAAATTCACTTTCCCGTTATATCCCGATCCTAAACGTGAGGTGTTCTCTTTATTTGCTGAAAAGTCAATTCCTCGCGCCTATCTTTTCAATAAAGAAGGAGAAGCCGTTTATACTTCCATCGGGTATGAGAAAGAAGAATTTGGATATCTGATGAATGCCATTGCGGAAGCATTGAAATAG
- the yaaA gene encoding peroxide stress protein YaaA — MMTFISCAKTMTGRSKIQTPVTSTPQFQTEAIQNALDMSQFSAEELERLLRVNSKIAAENYMRFQDFCSDSPSALAALLAYTGIVYKRIHPQDFTPEDFQYAQDHLRITSFLYGLLRPLDQIKNYRMEGDIKLPERGGISMFDYWKPILTDTFIKEIKAKGGILINLASGEMKDLFDWKRVEQEVQVITPEFQVWKKGKLTTVVVYAKMCRGELTRFIIKNRIENPGDLKGFKWEGFSFDAGYSTDTHYLFSLLS, encoded by the coding sequence ATGATGACTTTTATTTCATGTGCCAAAACAATGACCGGACGGAGCAAAATACAAACTCCTGTTACCAGTACACCACAATTCCAAACTGAAGCGATACAGAATGCACTTGATATGTCCCAATTCTCTGCTGAAGAACTGGAACGACTTTTACGTGTGAACAGTAAAATAGCAGCAGAGAACTATATGCGATTTCAAGATTTCTGTTCGGACTCTCCCTCGGCTTTAGCTGCCTTACTGGCTTATACCGGTATCGTATATAAACGTATCCACCCACAGGATTTTACCCCTGAAGATTTTCAATATGCACAGGATCACTTGCGAATCACTTCTTTTCTTTACGGATTACTCCGCCCGTTAGACCAGATCAAGAATTACAGAATGGAAGGAGATATCAAACTACCTGAACGTGGAGGAATATCCATGTTTGACTATTGGAAGCCAATTCTGACCGACACCTTTATCAAAGAAATTAAAGCAAAAGGAGGAATACTAATCAATCTGGCAAGTGGGGAGATGAAAGATTTATTCGATTGGAAACGCGTGGAGCAAGAAGTACAAGTGATCACACCAGAATTTCAGGTATGGAAAAAAGGAAAATTAACCACCGTTGTGGTTTATGCAAAAATGTGCCGTGGAGAATTGACACGCTTCATCATTAAAAACCGGATAGAGAATCCTGGGGATTTAAAAGGATTCAAATGGGAAGGATTCAGTTTTGATGCCGGATACAGCACAGATACCCACTATCTTTTTAGCCTTCTTTCATAA
- the cysN gene encoding sulfate adenylyltransferase subunit CysN gives MENKLNIKEYLDKDEQKDLLRLLTAGSVDDGKSTLIGRLLFDSKKLYEDQLAALERDSKRVGNAGDHIDYALLCDGLKAEREQGITIDVAYRYFSTNNRKFIIADTPGHEQYTRNMITGGSTANLAIILVDARLGVITQTCRHTFLVSLLGIKHVVLAVNKMDLVGFSEERFNEIVTEYKKFVEPLGIPDVTCIPLSALDGDNVVQKSERTSWYKGTSLLEVLETVSIENDHNLADFRFPVQYVLRPNLDFRGFCGKIASGVIHKGDEVMALPSGKKSHIKSIVTYDGELEYAFPPQAVTLTLEDEIDVSRGEMLVHADNMPVIDRNFEAMLVWMDEEVMDLDKSFFIKHTTNTGRTRIDGIKYKVDVNTMEHLSVENGKLKKEDLPLQLNQIARVTFTTAKPLFFDSYQKNKACGSFILIDPITNNTSAVGMIVDRVEAKDMLNAMEVPTLNLTDLGIGEEYYEAVEKVVKELDRQGITVKIEK, from the coding sequence ATGGAGAATAAACTGAATATAAAGGAATATTTAGATAAGGATGAACAGAAAGACTTGCTACGTCTGTTGACAGCCGGTTCGGTAGACGATGGAAAGTCTACCTTGATAGGACGTCTGTTGTTTGACAGTAAGAAGTTATACGAAGACCAACTTGCCGCTTTGGAGCGTGACAGTAAACGTGTGGGGAATGCAGGTGACCATATAGATTACGCTTTGTTGTGCGACGGGTTGAAAGCAGAACGTGAGCAGGGTATTACGATTGATGTAGCTTACCGTTATTTTTCAACGAACAATCGTAAATTTATTATAGCCGATACTCCGGGACATGAACAATATACCCGCAATATGATTACCGGAGGTTCTACTGCCAATCTTGCCATAATCTTGGTAGATGCTCGTTTAGGTGTGATTACGCAGACCTGCCGCCATACTTTTCTGGTATCTTTATTGGGAATAAAGCATGTGGTGCTGGCGGTGAACAAGATGGACCTTGTCGGGTTTTCGGAAGAGCGTTTCAACGAAATCGTGACCGAATATAAGAAGTTTGTAGAGCCATTGGGAATCCCGGATGTGACTTGTATTCCTCTTTCGGCACTTGACGGTGACAATGTGGTGCAGAAATCTGAACGTACGTCATGGTACAAAGGTACTTCTTTATTGGAAGTGCTTGAAACGGTTTCCATCGAGAATGATCATAATCTGGCCGATTTCCGTTTCCCGGTTCAGTATGTATTAAGACCGAATCTGGATTTCCGCGGTTTCTGTGGAAAGATTGCTTCCGGTGTTATCCATAAAGGAGATGAGGTGATGGCTTTGCCTTCCGGCAAGAAATCTCATATCAAGAGTATTGTTACTTATGATGGTGAGTTAGAGTATGCTTTCCCGCCGCAAGCGGTGACGTTGACTTTGGAAGATGAGATTGATGTGTCTCGCGGAGAAATGTTGGTACATGCCGATAACATGCCTGTGATAGACCGTAATTTTGAAGCTATGTTGGTATGGATGGATGAGGAGGTGATGGACCTTGACAAATCTTTCTTTATCAAGCATACTACCAATACGGGACGTACCCGTATAGATGGCATTAAGTATAAAGTGGATGTGAATACGATGGAGCATTTGTCTGTTGAAAACGGTAAATTGAAAAAGGAGGATCTGCCTTTGCAATTGAATCAGATTGCCCGTGTGACATTTACTACTGCCAAGCCGCTTTTCTTTGATTCTTATCAAAAGAATAAAGCTTGTGGTTCTTTCATTTTGATTGACCCCATTACCAATAACACCAGTGCGGTGGGGATGATTGTAGACAGAGTGGAAGCCAAAGATATGCTGAATGCCATGGAAGTTCCTACTTTGAATCTGACGGATTTGGGTATTGGTGAGGAATATTATGAAGCCGTAGAAAAGGTGGTGAAAGAATTGGACCGTCAAGGCATTACAGTCAAGATAGAAAAATAA
- a CDS encoding BamA/TamA family outer membrane protein, whose product MKITLLSLVLCLFCSLNMAAQGSDIGSNPEDTTIHQLSKKELRRQKVAKRNIHYNILGGPSYTPDFGALIGGSALVTFRMNPSDTLQKRSVLPMAVAVMFEGGLNLMVKPQLFFKNDKFRIFGKFTYKNTLENFYGIGYATNKHYERSDSTSEYRYSGFQINPWFLFRLGKSNFFAGPQIDLSYDKMSEPAKYLVDQSDYKRLGGTAHGYSNFSSGVGFLLTYDSRDIPANAYKGIYLDFRGLMYQKFLGGDNNFYRLEMDYRQYKRVGNRKVIAWTAQTKNVFGDVPMNQYALSGTPFDLRGYYMGQYRDKSSHVVLAEYRQMFNTDKSTWVKRMLHHLGFVAWGGCGFMGPTMGKIEGVLPNAGVGLRIEVQPRMNVRLDFGRNFANDQSLFYFNMTEAF is encoded by the coding sequence ATGAAAATAACATTACTTAGCTTGGTCCTGTGCCTGTTTTGTTCTTTGAATATGGCGGCACAAGGAAGTGACATAGGTAGTAATCCTGAGGATACCACCATTCATCAACTTTCAAAAAAAGAATTAAGACGCCAGAAGGTGGCTAAGCGCAATATACATTATAATATATTGGGAGGACCGAGTTATACTCCGGATTTTGGTGCGTTAATAGGAGGTAGTGCTCTTGTTACATTTCGTATGAATCCATCGGATACCTTGCAGAAACGTTCTGTGTTGCCGATGGCTGTTGCGGTAATGTTCGAGGGGGGCTTGAATCTGATGGTGAAACCTCAGTTGTTTTTCAAGAATGATAAATTCCGTATTTTTGGAAAATTCACTTACAAGAATACATTGGAGAATTTTTATGGTATCGGCTATGCTACCAATAAGCATTATGAGCGCAGTGACTCTACCAGTGAATATCGTTATAGCGGTTTCCAGATTAATCCGTGGTTTTTATTCCGTTTAGGTAAAAGTAATTTCTTTGCCGGTCCCCAGATTGACTTGAGTTATGATAAAATGTCCGAGCCTGCCAAATATTTGGTAGATCAGTCTGATTATAAAAGGTTGGGAGGTACTGCTCACGGATATTCTAATTTCAGTTCGGGGGTAGGATTTCTGCTGACTTATGACAGCCGGGATATTCCTGCTAATGCTTATAAGGGCATTTATCTGGATTTTCGTGGGCTGATGTACCAGAAGTTTTTGGGAGGAGATAATAACTTTTACCGCTTGGAAATGGACTACCGCCAATACAAAAGGGTAGGAAATAGAAAAGTTATAGCTTGGACTGCCCAAACCAAGAATGTGTTTGGTGATGTTCCTATGAACCAATATGCTTTAAGTGGCACTCCTTTTGATCTTCGTGGATATTATATGGGGCAGTATCGTGATAAATCCTCTCATGTGGTGCTTGCCGAATATCGTCAGATGTTCAATACGGATAAAAGTACATGGGTAAAGCGTATGTTGCATCATTTGGGTTTTGTTGCTTGGGGAGGGTGCGGTTTTATGGGGCCTACCATGGGTAAGATTGAAGGAGTTCTTCCCAATGCTGGTGTGGGACTTCGTATTGAGGTGCAGCCGCGTATGAATGTACGTCTGGACTTCGGACGTAATTTTGCCAATGACCAAAGTTTGTTCTATTTCAATATGACAGAAGCATTTTAA
- the cysD gene encoding sulfate adenylyltransferase subunit CysD has protein sequence MEENYKLSHLRELEAESIHIIREVAAEFENPVMLYSIGKDSSVMVRLAEKAFYPGKVPFPLMHIDSKWKFREMIEFRDQYAKEHGWNLIVESNMEAFNAGVGPFTHGSKVHTDLMKTQALLHGLNKYRFDAAFGGARRDEEKSRAKERIFSFRDRFHQWDPKNQRPELWDIYNAKIHKGESIRVFPLSNWTELDIWQYIRLENIPIVPLYFAKERPVVNIDGNLIMADDDRLPEEYRDRIEMKEVRFRTLGCWPLTGAVESDADTIEKIVEEMMTTTKSERTTRVIDFDQDASMEQKKREGYF, from the coding sequence ATGGAAGAAAATTATAAATTGAGCCACTTAAGGGAACTGGAAGCTGAGTCTATCCATATCATTCGTGAAGTGGCAGCTGAATTTGAGAATCCTGTTATGCTTTATAGTATTGGTAAAGATTCGTCTGTCATGGTACGTTTGGCAGAGAAGGCTTTCTATCCGGGAAAGGTGCCTTTCCCTTTGATGCATATCGATTCTAAATGGAAATTCAGGGAAATGATAGAGTTCCGTGATCAATACGCCAAAGAACATGGATGGAATTTGATAGTGGAAAGTAATATGGAGGCTTTTAATGCCGGAGTAGGGCCTTTTACGCATGGCAGCAAAGTGCATACAGATTTAATGAAGACACAGGCGTTGCTTCACGGGCTGAATAAATACAGGTTTGATGCCGCCTTTGGTGGAGCACGTCGTGATGAGGAAAAGTCACGTGCCAAAGAACGTATATTCTCTTTTCGTGACCGTTTTCATCAATGGGATCCTAAAAACCAGCGTCCTGAATTGTGGGATATTTATAATGCTAAGATTCATAAAGGGGAAAGTATCCGTGTGTTTCCATTAAGCAACTGGACTGAGCTGGATATTTGGCAGTACATCCGTTTGGAAAATATTCCTATTGTGCCGCTTTATTTTGCCAAGGAACGTCCTGTGGTGAATATAGATGGAAATTTGATTATGGCTGATGATGACCGCCTGCCCGAAGAATATCGGGACCGTATTGAAATGAAGGAAGTGCGTTTCCGTACTTTGGGGTGTTGGCCTTTGACTGGGGCCGTAGAGAGTGATGCCGATACGATTGAGAAGATTGTAGAGGAGATGATGACCACTACTAAAAGTGAGCGTACCACCCGTGTCATTGATTTCGATCAGGATGCCAGTATGGAGCAGAAGAAACGTGAGGGATATTTTTAA
- a CDS encoding sulfotransferase family protein gives MGLLEFNKLPINTLVGADWKTFKAITTGREIDSAYRGKYRLTKVVCRLLSTLAPLQEKRYRKLLADKSLEHDPVFILGHWRSGTTFMHNVFSCDKHFGYNTTYQTVFPHLMMWGQPFFKKNMSWLMPDKRPTDNMELAVDLPQEEEFALANMMPYTYYNFWFLPKYQQEYADKYLLFNDISDEELKVFEDIFTKLIKISLWNTGGTQFLSKNPPHTGRVKELVKMFPNAKFIYLMRNPYTVFESTRNFFTNTIQPLKLEDISPETLEQNVLSIYAKLYHKYEADKRFIPEGNLMEVKFEDFEADAMAMTEYIYKSLSIPGFETAAPAISQYIGGKKGYKKNKYKYNDRTVRLVEENWKFALDQWGYSI, from the coding sequence ATGGGATTACTTGAATTCAATAAACTGCCAATCAATACATTAGTAGGCGCCGATTGGAAAACTTTTAAGGCGATTACTACAGGAAGGGAAATTGATTCGGCATATAGAGGAAAATACCGTTTGACGAAAGTTGTATGCCGTTTGCTTTCCACCTTGGCTCCATTGCAGGAAAAGCGATACAGGAAACTGTTGGCCGATAAGTCTTTGGAACACGACCCGGTCTTTATCCTCGGACATTGGCGTAGTGGGACTACCTTTATGCACAATGTATTCTCTTGTGACAAACATTTCGGATATAATACTACTTATCAGACTGTGTTCCCTCATCTGATGATGTGGGGACAGCCTTTTTTCAAGAAGAATATGAGTTGGCTGATGCCTGACAAGCGTCCGACAGATAATATGGAACTGGCCGTAGATTTGCCTCAGGAGGAAGAGTTTGCATTGGCCAATATGATGCCCTATACCTATTATAACTTTTGGTTCCTGCCTAAGTACCAACAGGAATATGCTGATAAATACTTGTTGTTCAATGATATCAGTGATGAGGAATTGAAAGTGTTTGAGGATATATTCACCAAACTTATTAAAATTTCTCTTTGGAATACAGGCGGAACACAATTCTTAAGTAAGAATCCGCCTCATACAGGTCGTGTAAAAGAGTTGGTCAAGATGTTTCCGAATGCCAAATTCATCTATTTGATGCGTAATCCGTATACGGTATTCGAATCTACGAGGAATTTCTTCACCAATACAATCCAACCGTTGAAACTGGAGGATATTTCTCCAGAGACGTTGGAACAGAATGTGCTTTCCATTTATGCCAAGCTGTATCATAAATATGAGGCGGATAAAAGATTCATTCCTGAAGGAAATTTGATGGAAGTGAAATTTGAGGATTTTGAAGCGGATGCAATGGCTATGACTGAGTACATCTATAAATCTCTTTCTATTCCCGGATTCGAAACAGCTGCTCCGGCTATTAGCCAATATATAGGCGGAAAGAAGGGATATAAGAAGAATAAGTATAAGTATAATGACCGTACGGTCCGGTTAGTGGAAGAGAATTGGAAGTTTGCACTAGATCAGTGGGGGTATTCCATCTAA
- a CDS encoding SLC13 family permease, translated as MLTFKMIIVFFGLIGMVTALVLDKMRPGMILFSVTVLFLCFGILTPKEILEGFSNKGMITVALLFLISEGVRQSGALGQLIKKLLPQEKTTVMKAQARMLPVISFVSAFLNNTPVVVIFAPIIKRWAESVCIPATKFLIPISYATILGGMCTLIGTSTNLVVDGMILDAGYKGFGMFELGRVGIFIALAGVVYLLFFSSRLLPEVRKDTVGDEHGEADASSFHRVEAVIGARFPGINKRVGDFNFVRHYGAEVKEIKRSGVSIVDNLSRVKFREGDTLVLWADDSFISTWGDSSVFVLLANGKDTEPKAGRKKRWFALTLLVLMIVGATVGELPFMEELLPGIDLDMFFFAAITTVIMAWTKLFPARKYTKYISWDILITIACAFAISRAMVNSGVADVIAHGIIDMSDDYGPHVLLAVLFIITNLFTELITNNAAAALAFPLALSLSNQLGVSPMPFFVVICIAASASFSTPIGYQTNLIVQGIGNYKFMDFVRIGLPLNILTFIISVILIPLIWPF; from the coding sequence ATGCTGACATTTAAAATGATTATTGTGTTTTTTGGATTAATAGGGATGGTGACTGCGCTAGTCCTTGATAAAATGCGTCCCGGAATGATTCTGTTCTCTGTTACTGTACTCTTTCTTTGTTTCGGTATATTAACTCCGAAAGAGATCTTGGAGGGATTCAGTAATAAAGGGATGATTACCGTAGCGCTGCTTTTTCTGATCAGTGAAGGAGTCCGGCAATCGGGAGCGTTGGGACAGTTGATAAAGAAACTTCTGCCTCAAGAGAAAACAACGGTCATGAAGGCGCAGGCACGTATGCTGCCCGTTATTTCTTTTGTTTCTGCTTTTCTCAATAATACGCCGGTGGTCGTGATTTTTGCGCCTATTATTAAACGTTGGGCGGAATCTGTCTGTATTCCGGCAACCAAATTCTTGATCCCTATTTCGTATGCTACTATACTGGGGGGAATGTGTACGCTTATTGGGACTTCTACTAATCTGGTAGTGGATGGTATGATTTTAGATGCCGGATATAAGGGCTTTGGTATGTTTGAATTAGGCCGGGTGGGTATTTTCATTGCTTTGGCAGGAGTTGTTTATTTGTTGTTCTTTTCTTCTAGGTTGTTGCCGGAGGTACGGAAAGACACGGTAGGCGACGAACATGGGGAAGCGGATGCGTCTTCTTTTCATCGTGTTGAAGCGGTGATAGGTGCTCGTTTCCCGGGTATCAATAAAAGGGTGGGGGATTTTAATTTTGTCCGTCATTATGGCGCTGAAGTAAAAGAAATAAAACGAAGCGGAGTTAGTATTGTAGATAATCTGTCACGTGTGAAGTTTCGTGAGGGAGATACGTTGGTGCTATGGGCAGATGATTCATTTATCTCTACATGGGGAGACTCTTCTGTATTCGTGTTATTGGCCAATGGCAAAGATACCGAGCCGAAAGCTGGGAGAAAGAAACGTTGGTTTGCATTGACTTTATTGGTGTTGATGATTGTGGGGGCAACAGTAGGAGAGTTGCCTTTTATGGAAGAATTACTTCCTGGTATTGATCTTGATATGTTCTTTTTCGCAGCTATAACGACTGTGATAATGGCATGGACCAAACTTTTTCCGGCACGTAAATATACAAAATATATATCATGGGATATCTTGATAACCATTGCCTGTGCGTTTGCTATAAGTCGCGCCATGGTAAATTCCGGAGTGGCGGATGTCATTGCGCATGGAATCATTGATATGAGTGATGATTATGGTCCGCATGTGTTGCTGGCTGTTTTGTTTATCATTACAAATCTGTTTACCGAACTGATAACCAATAATGCTGCCGCTGCATTGGCTTTTCCGCTTGCCCTTTCCTTATCCAATCAGTTGGGGGTAAGTCCTATGCCCTTTTTTGTTGTCATCTGCATCGCTGCATCTGCCAGTTTTTCCACTCCTATCGGTTATCAGACTAATTTGATTGTGCAGGGTATCGGAAACTATAAGTTTATGGATTTTGTACGTATCGGTTTACCGTTGAATATATTGACATTTATAATTTCGGTTATTCTGATACCGCTGATATGGCCTTTTTGA
- the cysQ gene encoding 3'(2'),5'-bisphosphate nucleotidase CysQ, which translates to MQTEYILRAMDAALAAGKEILNVYNDPFSDFQIERKADNSPLTLADRKAHEIIMTYLQETDYPVLSEEGKHLPYEKRAQWDTLWIVDPLDGTKEFIKRNGEFTVNIALVKEGIPVFGVIYVPVKETLYWGELTTGAYKMEGVTGRADRSLEEMKASAFRMPCAETNEVFVIVASRSHLSAETEEYIKEKRKIYPHVELVSVGSSIKICRVCEGLADEYPRFAPTMEWDTAAGHAIAKASGAEIYQAGQKEPLKYNKPDLLNPWFIVKRN; encoded by the coding sequence ATGCAGACCGAATATATATTAAGAGCGATGGATGCGGCTTTAGCTGCCGGTAAAGAAATTCTGAACGTTTATAATGATCCTTTTTCTGATTTTCAGATTGAAAGGAAAGCCGATAATTCTCCACTGACTCTTGCAGACCGTAAGGCGCATGAAATCATTATGACTTATTTGCAAGAAACAGACTATCCGGTATTGAGTGAGGAAGGAAAGCATTTGCCTTACGAGAAACGGGCGCAATGGGATACGTTGTGGATAGTCGATCCCTTGGATGGAACAAAGGAATTTATAAAACGAAATGGGGAATTTACTGTCAATATTGCTTTAGTAAAAGAAGGAATTCCTGTTTTTGGAGTGATCTATGTTCCTGTCAAAGAAACGCTTTATTGGGGTGAACTGACAACCGGCGCTTATAAAATGGAAGGAGTGACCGGACGTGCAGACCGTTCACTGGAAGAAATGAAGGCATCGGCATTCCGTATGCCTTGTGCCGAAACAAATGAAGTTTTTGTTATTGTTGCTTCCCGTTCCCATCTGTCGGCCGAAACAGAAGAGTATATTAAGGAAAAGCGAAAGATATACCCTCATGTGGAGTTGGTATCTGTGGGCAGTTCCATCAAGATTTGCAGGGTTTGTGAGGGACTGGCCGATGAATATCCCCGTTTTGCCCCTACTATGGAGTGGGACACGGCGGCCGGTCATGCCATAGCTAAGGCATCCGGAGCAGAAATATATCAGGCGGGACAAAAAGAACCGTTGAAATATAACAAGCCGGACTTGCTGAATCCTTGGTTTATCGTTAAACGAAATTAA